Proteins encoded in a region of the Tripterygium wilfordii isolate XIE 37 chromosome 21, ASM1340144v1, whole genome shotgun sequence genome:
- the LOC119988138 gene encoding uncharacterized protein LOC119988138, with protein sequence MAADVSSLVRVRSGHKDDRTVGNEGGDGRSTALITRDLLGCGFVKNESQELDLDLQVPNGWEKRLDLKSGKVYLQRCNSAKSPSSASSSSDHKLQDLNFPPSPSKFPLNLFDENSLELKLVSSPPPRNSFYQSVCTLDKVKSALERAEKVEPNKKRPSPSYSSSSSSIRETLEEDLHDEKLVTSSSPIAAGCPGCLSYVLIMKSNPKCPRCNSVVPMPSMKKPKIDLNISI encoded by the exons ATGGCTGCGGATGTGAGTTCTCTTGTTCGGGTAAGGAGTGGGCATAAGGATGATCGGACGGTGGGGAATGAAGGAGGGGATGGGAGATCAACGGCTCTGATTACTCGAGACTTGCTTGGTTGTGGGTTCGTGAAAAACGAGTCCCAGGAGTTGGACTTGGATTTGCAAGTGCCGAATGGGTGGGAAAAGCGTCTTGATTTGAAG TCAGGGAAGGTGTACCTACAAAGATGTAACTCAGCAAAATCACCTTcttcagcatcatcatcatctgatcACAAGCTTCAAGATCTAAACTtcccaccatcaccatcaaaaTTCCCATTAAACCTATTTGATGAAAATTCTTTGGAGCTGAAATTGGTGtcatcaccaccaccaagaAACAGTTTCTACCAAAGCGTATGCACTCTCGATAAGGTAAAATCCGCGCTCGAAAGGGCAGAGAAAGTAGAGCCTAACAAGAAGCGACCGTCGCCTTCATATTCATCTTCCTCGTCTTCAATCCGAGAAACCCTAGAAGAAGATCTTCATGATGAGAAGTTGGTAACATCATCATCACCAATTGCAGCTGGGTGTCCCGGTTGCTTATCTTATGTTTTGATCATGAAAAGTAACCCTAAATGCCCTAGATGTAACTCTGTCGTTCCAATGCCCTCGATGAAGAAGCCGAAGATTGATCTTAACATTTCGATTTGA
- the LOC119989701 gene encoding transcription factor MYB10-like yields the protein MGRGRKPCCVKSEVKRGPWSPSEDLRLIEYVHSNGHSNWRTLPEKAGLRRCGKSCRLRWLNYLSPDVKRGNFTKEDEDIIIKLHETMGNKWSTIASFLPGRTDNEIKNVWNTYLKKRVSKDDTNSSANRQNQSSSSSASSSSWTTMLEYSTGGKKKDIEMGNVIGMDQPFFNQIVSSNMGMREMHPSLSSNNSILTHQKLFDLPNPGFDEAMEAFDFNFWGDYYDQDNEISNLLGEVNQPINTTTTRKEKVLENPLDPSRDIWKIIEDMELSELQRQIDEAAAQTIEENERKKWIAFS from the exons atggGAAGAGGAAGGAAGCCTTGTTGTGTTAAGTCAGAAGTGAAGAGAGGTCCATGGAGTCCTAGTGAGGACCTTAGGCTTATTGAATATGTTCACAGCAATGGACATTCAAATTGGAGGACACTACCGGAGAAAGCTG gtCTACGACGATGCGGAAAAAGTTGTCGTTTAAGATGGCTTAACTATCTGAGCCCGGACGTGAAGCGGGGAAACTTCACCAAAGAGGATGAGGACATAATTATCAAACTGCACGAAACTATGGGAAACAA atGGTCAACAATTGCATCTTTTTTACCTGGAAGAACTGACAATGAGATCAAGAATGTATGGAACACTTACTTGAAGAAAAGAGTATCCAAGGATGACACTAATTCCTCCGCGAATAGACAAAACcagtcctcctcctcctccgcgTCCTCTTCCTCTTGGACCACCATGCTCGAATACTCGACCGGTGGGAAGAAAAAAGATATTGAAATGGGAAATGTGATTGGAATGGATCAACCATTCTTCAACCAAATTGTTAGCTCCAACATGGGCATGAGAGAGATGCATCCATCTTTATCTTCCAACAATTCAATTCTCACCCATCAAAAACTATTTGATTTGCCAAACCCAGGATTTGATGAAGCAATGGAAGCATTTGATTTCAACTTCTGGGGAGATTATTATGATCAGGATAATGAAATCTCCAACCTTTTAGGGGAAGTGAATCAACCAATcaacacaacaacaacaagaaaagaaaaggtgttGGAGAACCCATTAGACCCTAGTAGGGATATTTGGAAGATAATTGAAGACATGGAACTAAGTGAGCTCCAACGCCAAATTGATGAGGCAGCAGCACAAACCATTGAAGAGAATGAAAGGAAGAAGTGGATTGCTTTTAGCTAG
- the LOC119989764 gene encoding cation/H(+) antiporter 19-like, which produces MVNDNATTMACPAPMKATSNGSFQGESPLDFALPLVILQICLVVAFTRTLAFFLRPLRQPRVIAEIIGGILLGPSAIGRSEKFLHTVFPKNSMTVLDTLANIGLLYFLFLVGLELDIRSIRRTGKKALAIAVAGISLPFVLGIGTSVVLRATISKGVSHGPFLVFMGVSLSITAFPVLARILAELKLLTTDVGRIAMSAAAVNDVAAWILLALAIALSGSDSSPLVSIWVLLSGIAFVSFAVFVLRPALALMARRSPEGEPVKELYICITLSIVLVAGFVTDTIGIHALFGAFVVGIVIPKDGPFAGVLIEKIEDIVSGLLLPLYFASSGLKTNVATISGGQSWGLLVLVIFTACLGKVVGTTVVSLAYKVPFREAAALGFLMNTKGLVELIVLNIGKDRKVLNDQTFAILVLMALFTTFITTPIVMAIYKPARRGAPYKHRTIQGKDTDTELRMLACFHSNHNIPTMINLIESSRGTRKRGLCVYAMHMMELSERSSAISMVHKARKNGLPFWNKIRDDKDQIVIAFQAYQQLSRVTIRPMTAISALNSIHEDICTSAHQKRAAIIFLPFHKHQRVDGTMESLGHSFHLVNQRVLRYAPCSVGILVDRGFGGTTQVFSSEVSYSFAMPFFGGRDDREALAFGIRMAEHPGIMLTVIKFTASTGKSLLFGHVIKKGKDVDNETKGDDEYDNQFFSEFLEKSKKQDSIKYEERVIESQADIARTLKSMSKCNMFLVGRTPCVAPLAAIIDCPELGPVGSFLASSDFSTTASVLVIQQYNSSKNLDSEMEEQEEDTYEVPDTPDASKMAKV; this is translated from the exons ATGGTGAATGACAATGCGACGACAATGGCTTGCCCGGCACCCATGAAGGCAACGTCTAACGGATCGTTTCAGGGTGAAAGTCCACTGGATTTTGCACTTCCATTGGTAATCCTTCAAATATGCTTGGTTGTTGCTTTTACAAGGACTCTAGCATTCTTTCTGAGACCTCTCCGACAACCGCGAGTCATTGCAGAGATCATT GGAGGAATTCTGCTTGGACCGTCTGCAATTGGGAGAAGCGAGAAATTTTTGCATACTGTTTTCCCGAAAAATAGTATGACTGTTCTCGACACTCTCGCCAACATAGGCCTACTCTACTTCTTGTTTCTGGTTGGTCTTGAGCTTGACATTCGATCAATCCGTCGTACTGGTAAAAAGGCCTTAGCAATAGCCGTTGCTGGAATTAGTCTCCCATTTGTCCTCGGCATCGGAACGTCTGTTGTCCTCCGTGCAACCATCTCTAAAGGAGTTTCTCATGGCCCTTTCCTTGTCTTCATGGGTGTTTCCCTTTCCATCACTGCATTCCCTGTCTTAGCTCGTATATTGGCAGAACTTAAACTTCTCACCACAGATGTTGGTCGGATTGCAATGTCAGCGGCTGCAGTGAATGATGTTGCGGCTTGGATCCTCCTTGCGCTTGCTATAGCGCTTTCTGGCAGTGACTCTTCTCCTCTAGTCTCCATATGGGTTCTTCTTTCTGGAATTGCATTTGTTTCATTTGCTGTTTTTGTCTTGAGACCTGCACTAGCATTAATGGCTCGAAGATCACCCGAGGGCGAGCCCGTGAAGGAGCTCTATATATGCATCACATTGTCGATAGTATTGGTCGCTGGCTTTGTCACTGACACAATTGGCATTCACGCTCTTTTCGGTGCATTTGTAGTTGGAATTGTTATTCCCAAAGACGGTCCTTTTGCTGGGGTGTTGATAGAGAAGATTGAAGATATTGTTTCAGGACTTCTCTTGCCTCTCTACTTTGCGTCAAGTGGTCTAAAGACCAACGTCGCCACGATATCTGGAGGTCAATCGTGGGGCTTGCTAGTGCTTGTTATATTCACTGCTTGTTTAGGTAAAGTTGTTGGAACAACAGTGGTGTCTTTGGCTTATAAGGTGCCTTTTCGAGAGGCCGCAGCTCTCGGGTTCCTTATGAACACCAAAGGCTTGGTGGAGCTCATTGTGCTCAACATTGGAAAGGATCGTAAGGTGTTGAATGACCAGACATTTGCAATATTAGTTCTAATGGCGCTATTCACTACCTTTATCACCACCCCAATTGTGATGGCAATTTATAAGCCTGCTAGAAGGGGAGCACCATACAAGCATCGAACCATTCAGGGCAAAGACACCGATACAGAGCTCCGTATGCTTGCTTGCTTCCATAGCAACCATAACATTCCTACCATGATCAATTTGATAGAGTCTTCTCGTGGAACGCGTAAGCGAGGACTATGTGTGTATGCAATGCATATGATGGAACTCTCTGAACGTTCATCTGCCATATCGATGGTTCACAAGGCACGAAAAAATGGACTTCCATTCTGGAACAAAATTCGTGATGACAAAGACCAAATAGTGATTGCATTCCAAGCCTATCAGCAGCTAAGTAGAGTCACTATTCGCCCCATGACTGCCATATCTGCTCTCAATAGCATTCATGAAGATATCTGCACAAGTGCACATCAAAAGCGCGCTGCGATAATTTTCCTCCCATTCCACAAGCACCAAAGGGTAGATGGAACCATGGAGTCACTTGGTCACTCATTCCATCTTGTAAATCAGCGCGTCCTTCGCTATGCACCTTGTTCTGTTGGAATTCTCGTCGACCGCGGATTTGGAGGAACAACACAAGTCTTTTCCAGTGAAGTGTCTTACTCTTTCGCCATGCCATTTTTCGGCGGGCGTGATGATCGTGAAGCTCTTGCATTTGGCATTAGGATGGCAGAGCATCCGGGAATCATGCTCACGGTAATAAAATTCACAGCTTCTACCGGGAAGTCATTGCTCTTCGGGC atgTGATCAAGAAGGGGAAAGACGTCGACAATGAGACTAAGGGAGATGATGAATATGACAATCAATTCTTCTCTGAGTTCCTagagaaaagcaagaaacagGATTCAATCAAGTATGAGGAAAGAGTGATCGAATCTCAGGCAGACATCGCCAGGACACTAAAATCAATGAGCAAATGCAACATGTTTTTGGTTGGAAGAACACCATGTGTAGCTCCATTGGCTGCCATAATTGATTGTCCAGAACTAGGTCCCGTTGGCAGCTTTCTAGCCTCATCTGATTTCTCTACTACTGCATCGGTTTTGGTCATTCAACAATACAattcctccaaaaatttagattCAGAAATGGAGGAGCAGGAAGAGGATACATACGAGGTTCCAGATACACCGGATGCATCGAAAATGGCAAAGGTCTAA